Below is a window of Verrucomicrobiota bacterium DNA.
AAGAGCTTATCAAGGCAGGCAAAGCCCAAGCCTTCCTAATAACCAGCGGCATCTCAAATGTTGCAACGGGGCAGCAAGGGCTTGATAACGCACGACAAGAAATGGAAGCTGTGGGAGCTGAGCTCGAGATTGAACCAAATCTGGTGCTCCCTAATTCAACCGGCGTAATTGGGGTCCAATTGCCGATGGGAAAAATCTTGAAGGCAATCTCAGGATGTAAGGATGCATTGAGAGCCGATAATTGGGAAGCTACGGCTGAGGCCATCATGACCACGGACACCCACTCCAAACTGGTACGGCGCAAAGTAGGAAATGCTGTTCTCATTGGTATGGCAAAGGGCGCAGGAATGATTGAACCGAATATGGCAACCATGTTGTCTTTTTGGGTCACCGATGCCGATATTCAGGGCAGCGATTTACAAGCGTTGCTCAAACGCGTGGTCGATAAATCCTTCAACTGCCTGAGCATAGATACCGATACAAGTACCAGCGACACAGTAGCTATAATGGCAAACGGTCTGGCCGGGAAAGTTGATCTCGCAGAATTTGAAGCCGCGTTTCTTGAAGCAGCTGTGATTCTTTCAAAACAAATTGTCTTTGACGGAGAAGGGGCAACCAAGCTCATTGAAGTCGTTGTTTCTGGAGCTGTTGATGAGGATCAGGCTAAAAAAATGGCCAAATCTGTAGTTAACTCACCCTTGGTAAAAACCGCAGTCTATGGCGCAGATGCCAATTGGGGTAGAGTGGCCATGGCTCTTGGAAAGACCTTTGACGAACGCTTGGAGCCAGAGAAATTAAAAATATCTTTCGGTGAACATACCGTATACGATAACGGCGCACCAACCAACATATCAGACGATCCGGTCGAAGCTTACCTTA
It encodes the following:
- the argJ gene encoding bifunctional glutamate N-acetyltransferase/amino-acid acetyltransferase ArgJ, yielding MTPKGFTSLGKFIGIKEKNNDFALIVSEVEANAAAVFTRSTFCGAPVTLGKELIKAGKAQAFLITSGISNVATGQQGLDNARQEMEAVGAELEIEPNLVLPNSTGVIGVQLPMGKILKAISGCKDALRADNWEATAEAIMTTDTHSKLVRRKVGNAVLIGMAKGAGMIEPNMATMLSFWVTDADIQGSDLQALLKRVVDKSFNCLSIDTDTSTSDTVAIMANGLAGKVDLAEFEAAFLEAAVILSKQIVFDGEGATKLIEVVVSGAVDEDQAKKMAKSVVNSPLVKTAVYGADANWGRVAMALGKTFDERLEPEKLKISFGEHTVYDNGAPTNISDDPVEAYLKEAKEVVISVNLGIGNSTATVWGCDLSEGYIKVNALYRT